A genomic region of Bacillus solimangrovi contains the following coding sequences:
- the udk gene encoding uridine kinase, whose protein sequence is MRKKPVVLGIAGGSGSGKTTVTRAIHKHFTGQSILVIEQDYYYKDQSDLPMEERLKTNYDHPLAFDNDLLIEHINQLLEYKPIQKPVYDYEMHTRSSDVIHIEPRDVIILEGILILEDERLRDLMDIKLFVDTDADLRIIRRMMRDIKERGRTIDSVIQQYVSVVRPMHEQFIEPTKRYADVIIPEGGKNNVAIDLMVTKIQTILEENRIL, encoded by the coding sequence ATGAGAAAAAAACCCGTTGTTCTAGGAATTGCAGGTGGATCCGGCTCAGGTAAAACAACTGTAACAAGAGCGATTCATAAGCATTTTACTGGTCAGTCAATTTTAGTTATTGAACAAGATTACTATTATAAGGATCAAAGTGATCTTCCGATGGAAGAACGTTTAAAGACTAATTATGATCATCCACTTGCATTTGATAATGACTTATTAATTGAGCATATTAACCAATTACTTGAATACAAACCAATTCAAAAACCTGTGTACGATTATGAAATGCATACTCGCTCTAGTGATGTTATTCATATTGAGCCGAGAGATGTTATCATTCTTGAAGGCATTCTGATTTTAGAAGATGAGCGTCTTCGTGATTTGATGGATATTAAGTTATTCGTAGATACAGATGCCGACTTACGTATTATTCGTCGAATGATGCGTGATATTAAAGAGCGCGGTCGAACGATTGATTCAGTTATTCAACAATATGTCTCTGTTGTACGTCCAATGCATGAACAATTCATTGAACCAACGAAACGTTATGCTGATGTTATTATCCCAGAAGGCGGAAAAAATAATGTTGCTATCGACTTGATGGTAACAAAAATTCAAACAATTCTTGAAGAAAACCGCATTTTGTAA